A stretch of Exiguobacterium sp. BMC-KP DNA encodes these proteins:
- the whiA gene encoding DNA-binding protein WhiA, which yields MSFASEVKKELTQIPITDHEMKAELAALARMNGAISFGLGRGLTLDISTENASIARRIYSLLKKAYGVHLDLLVRKKMRLKKNNVYIVRVKQQADKILQDLGILGEGFTMIRSISDAILNDERKARAYLRGAFLAGGSLNNPATSSYHLEIFSLYEEHNAALRGLSNVFDLNAKAIERKKGHILYIKESEKISDFLKLIDATQSMLRFEDVRILKDMRNSVNRLVNCETANLNKTVGAALRQVENIKFLERTVGLDVLPDKLKEIAILRVTHQDVTLQELGEMVESGSISKSGINHRLRKIDQIAEKIRNGESMTGAL from the coding sequence ATGAGCTTTGCCTCAGAAGTCAAAAAAGAATTAACGCAGATTCCGATTACCGATCATGAGATGAAGGCAGAACTTGCAGCACTCGCTCGGATGAACGGTGCGATCTCGTTCGGACTCGGACGCGGTCTGACACTGGATATTTCAACTGAGAATGCTTCGATTGCTCGTCGGATCTATTCGTTGCTTAAAAAAGCATACGGTGTTCACCTCGATCTGCTCGTGCGGAAGAAAATGCGTCTGAAAAAGAACAATGTCTACATCGTCCGTGTTAAACAACAAGCGGATAAGATTTTGCAAGACCTCGGGATTTTAGGGGAAGGATTCACGATGATTCGTTCGATCAGTGATGCGATCTTAAACGATGAACGAAAAGCACGCGCTTATTTGAGAGGGGCATTCCTCGCTGGTGGTTCGCTCAACAATCCGGCGACGTCGTCGTATCATTTAGAAATCTTCAGCTTGTACGAAGAACACAATGCGGCGCTACGCGGTTTATCGAATGTCTTTGACTTGAATGCGAAGGCGATCGAACGGAAAAAAGGACACATCCTCTACATCAAGGAGAGCGAAAAGATTTCCGATTTCCTCAAACTCATCGATGCGACACAATCGATGCTGCGGTTCGAGGACGTGCGGATTTTAAAAGATATGCGCAACTCGGTCAACCGTCTCGTTAACTGTGAGACAGCGAACCTCAACAAGACGGTCGGCGCGGCATTACGTCAAGTCGAAAACATCAAGTTCCTCGAGCGGACGGTCGGTCTCGACGTCTTACCAGATAAGTTGAAGGAAATCGCAATCTTGCGTGTCACGCATCAAGACGTCACGTTACAAGAGCTCGGTGAGATGGTCGAAAGCGGCTCCATCTCAAAATCAGGGATCAATCACCGGTTGCGGAAGATTGATCAAATCGCAGAAAAAATCCGAAATGGCGAGTCGATGACAGGGGCCTTATAA
- a CDS encoding gluconeogenesis factor YvcK family protein, which produces MKWERKVVAIGGGTGLSTLLRGLKHYPLDITAIVTVADDGGSSGRLRTEFNMLPPGDIRNVIVSLSKSETLMDRIMQYRFETGEGLHGHSLGNLMLTAATQLCNGSFVEAIGVMGQLLNAEGKVYPATERTITLCAEFEDGTIVKGESLIPTVGKKIERIFLEEQDVRPVPEAIQAILDADVIVLGPGSLYTSIIPNVLIDEIREAIQQSLAPVVYICNVMTQPGETTAFTANEHLSTLERFLGQGVVDTIIVNNESIDAGYLKKYQKDHADIVTYNEKQFELAGVEVLADDIVDYNHHFIRHDSDAVASLVMRKVLSIRRMRQLEGKEELT; this is translated from the coding sequence ATGAAATGGGAACGTAAAGTCGTCGCCATTGGTGGCGGGACAGGACTCTCGACGCTTCTTCGTGGACTGAAGCATTATCCGCTCGATATTACAGCAATCGTTACCGTCGCGGATGACGGCGGAAGTTCTGGTCGCCTGCGGACAGAGTTTAATATGTTGCCGCCTGGCGATATTCGCAATGTCATCGTCTCCTTATCGAAATCGGAAACCCTGATGGACCGGATCATGCAGTACCGGTTTGAGACCGGCGAAGGATTACATGGGCATTCGCTCGGCAACTTGATGCTGACGGCAGCGACGCAACTCTGTAACGGTTCGTTCGTTGAAGCGATTGGTGTCATGGGACAACTGTTGAACGCGGAAGGAAAAGTCTATCCCGCGACAGAACGTACGATTACACTATGTGCTGAGTTCGAGGATGGAACGATCGTTAAAGGGGAGTCACTGATTCCGACGGTTGGTAAGAAAATCGAACGAATTTTCCTCGAGGAACAAGACGTCCGTCCAGTACCGGAAGCGATTCAAGCGATTCTTGATGCCGATGTCATCGTCCTTGGACCAGGGAGTCTCTATACAAGTATCATTCCGAACGTCTTGATCGATGAGATTCGAGAAGCAATTCAGCAATCGCTGGCTCCAGTCGTCTATATTTGTAACGTCATGACACAACCCGGTGAGACGACAGCATTTACAGCAAATGAGCACTTATCGACGCTCGAACGCTTTCTCGGTCAAGGAGTCGTCGATACGATCATCGTCAATAATGAGTCGATCGATGCTGGTTATTTGAAAAAGTATCAAAAGGATCACGCCGACATCGTCACCTATAATGAAAAACAATTCGAGTTAGCAGGCGTTGAAGTGCTTGCAGACGATATCGTTGATTATAATCATCACTTCATTCGTCACGATTCAGACGCCGTCGCAAGTCTCGTCATGCGAAAAGTATTATCGATTCGGCGCATGCGTCAACTCGAAGGGAAGGAGGAGCTGACATGA
- the rapZ gene encoding RNase adapter RapZ: protein MEQNQPQLVIITGMSGAGKTVAMNSFEDLGYFCVDNLPPTLLPQLIEVIGQVRPKIAVAIDTRARDFIDSFFVVYEDLKKTNLQTRMLYLDARNDVLVRRYKESRRSHPLAPTDSPLIGIERERTLLEGFRDKAQMLIDTSDIKPLVLKERLLKEFTTGERIPFTVNVMSFGFKHGLPLDADLVFDLRFLPNPFYIPELRPKTGLDEEVASYVMQWPEAKLFYKKLVDLLEFLIPQYEREGKSQLVIALGCTGGKHRSITFAEAISKEFATQYHIETNHRDYVHAKEEK from the coding sequence ATGGAACAGAATCAACCACAACTTGTCATCATCACAGGTATGAGTGGGGCTGGAAAGACAGTCGCAATGAACAGCTTTGAGGATTTAGGCTATTTCTGTGTCGACAATCTACCACCAACGTTATTGCCACAACTCATCGAAGTCATCGGACAAGTGCGTCCTAAAATCGCCGTTGCCATCGATACACGTGCGCGTGATTTCATCGACAGTTTTTTTGTCGTTTATGAGGATCTGAAAAAGACGAATTTACAGACTCGGATGCTGTATCTCGATGCGCGTAACGATGTCCTCGTACGCCGTTATAAAGAATCACGTCGTTCCCATCCGCTTGCACCCACTGACTCACCACTGATCGGGATTGAACGTGAGCGGACGTTGCTCGAAGGGTTCCGTGATAAAGCACAAATGCTGATTGATACGAGTGACATCAAACCACTCGTCCTAAAAGAACGCTTATTGAAAGAGTTTACGACAGGAGAACGGATTCCGTTCACGGTCAACGTCATGTCGTTTGGTTTTAAACACGGATTGCCGCTTGATGCCGATCTTGTCTTTGACCTCCGGTTCTTACCGAACCCGTTCTACATTCCAGAACTGCGTCCAAAAACAGGACTCGATGAGGAAGTCGCGTCTTACGTCATGCAGTGGCCTGAAGCGAAGCTGTTCTATAAAAAACTCGTCGATTTGCTCGAGTTCCTGATTCCGCAATACGAGCGAGAAGGGAAGTCGCAACTCGTCATCGCCCTCGGTTGTACGGGAGGAAAGCATCGGTCGATTACGTTCGCGGAAGCAATCAGCAAGGAATTCGCGACGCAGTATCACATTGAGACGAACCACCGGGATTATGTACATGCGAAGGAGGAGAAGTGA
- the trxB gene encoding thioredoxin-disulfide reductase: MAETEQKIYDVIIIGAGPAGMTAALYASRANLSTLMIERGIPGGQMANTEDIENYPGYDSILGPDLSQKMFDHSKAFGAEYAYGDVRSIEDGKAYKTIHAHNKDYYARAIIIASGAQYKKIGVPGEEELGGRGVSYCAVCDGAFFKEKELFVIGGGDSAVEEGVYLTRFAKKVTIVHRRDELRAQKILQKRAFDNPKIDFIWNHTVKQINEQDGKVGGIELINTKTADVTTHPIDGVFIYIGMNPITGYVQDLGILNDQGYVVTNEAMETNIKGIFAAGDVREKTLRQVVTATNDGSIAAQNAQHFIEALLEELQESSHA, translated from the coding sequence ATGGCGGAAACAGAACAAAAAATTTATGACGTCATCATCATCGGGGCAGGTCCTGCTGGGATGACAGCTGCACTTTACGCATCACGTGCGAACCTTTCGACATTGATGATCGAACGTGGGATTCCGGGCGGTCAGATGGCGAACACAGAAGATATCGAGAACTACCCAGGATACGATAGCATCCTCGGACCAGATCTCTCACAAAAAATGTTCGACCACTCGAAAGCATTCGGCGCAGAATATGCGTACGGAGACGTTCGGAGTATCGAAGATGGTAAAGCATACAAAACAATTCATGCACACAATAAAGATTACTACGCACGGGCAATCATCATTGCGTCAGGTGCACAATATAAAAAGATCGGCGTACCGGGCGAAGAAGAGCTCGGCGGTCGTGGTGTCTCGTACTGTGCCGTTTGTGATGGTGCGTTCTTTAAAGAAAAAGAACTCTTCGTCATCGGTGGAGGCGACTCAGCGGTTGAAGAAGGCGTCTACTTGACGCGATTCGCGAAAAAAGTCACGATTGTTCACCGTCGTGATGAGCTCCGTGCTCAAAAGATTCTTCAAAAACGTGCGTTCGACAACCCGAAAATCGACTTCATCTGGAACCATACGGTCAAACAGATTAACGAACAAGACGGAAAAGTCGGCGGTATTGAGCTAATCAATACAAAAACAGCTGACGTAACAACACATCCAATCGATGGTGTCTTCATCTACATCGGGATGAACCCGATCACAGGCTACGTCCAAGATCTCGGTATCTTGAACGACCAAGGTTATGTCGTGACGAATGAAGCGATGGAAACGAACATCAAAGGGATCTTTGCTGCTGGTGACGTTCGTGAAAAAACACTTCGTCAAGTCGTTACAGCGACAAACGACGGTTCGATTGCTGCACAAAATGCACAACACTTCATCGAAGCGTTGCTTGAAGAATTACAAGAATCCTCACACGCGTAA
- a CDS encoding tetratricopeptide repeat protein, translated as MMELTKYKADPFAITARQAELFYFRGRKAHREGRLDEAVYHLDEATALQPADIRYLLRYARVLFETGEINHANDVLKQIRALDASNTEALFYLANNYAHVSLYEEARHHAMEYLEQAPNGKHAEASAALVELIDLEQEMEDDEEDELIRLHGQAQRQIDKGMLFAAQETLTGLIAQYPTFWPAYNNLAIVEFYLGENDQAFASLERVLEGNPGNLHALCNTLVLLHEMGQDEEAHSLSRQLEHVRSVHLETRYKVASTLAIIGRYDIAYEELKLLERRGYRGDPLFGHWLSISAYKTGHVEEATAFLKSDEAQALKEETDTYDIRHNLQFRSALIQALKTEDDVSRIFTALLLGKLNDAEARLALSMMPEVTDREDVLLLTEQIIVEMEGRTDVVDERIHRALQTIRLAERFVSDEERMSLEGDFYERFAQLVLSGESFDSIEASAASLLYLFHDLRDGMLIEECASLVDCSFDHVASMIRTHERMLAPLQAKC; from the coding sequence ATGATGGAATTAACCAAATACAAAGCAGACCCCTTTGCGATAACAGCGCGCCAAGCGGAACTTTTTTATTTCCGCGGACGGAAGGCGCACCGGGAAGGGCGACTGGACGAAGCCGTCTATCACTTAGATGAGGCGACGGCACTTCAGCCAGCGGATATCCGCTATTTGCTCCGTTATGCCCGTGTCTTATTCGAGACAGGAGAAATCAATCATGCGAATGATGTCTTGAAACAGATTCGTGCACTCGACGCATCAAATACGGAAGCACTCTTTTATTTAGCGAATAACTACGCACACGTCTCACTTTATGAAGAGGCGCGACACCATGCGATGGAATATTTAGAACAGGCACCAAACGGCAAACACGCAGAGGCATCGGCCGCACTCGTGGAATTGATTGATCTCGAACAAGAGATGGAAGATGACGAAGAAGATGAATTGATTCGTCTGCACGGTCAGGCACAGCGCCAGATCGATAAAGGGATGCTGTTCGCTGCACAGGAAACGTTGACGGGACTGATTGCTCAGTACCCGACGTTCTGGCCTGCCTACAACAACCTCGCGATCGTTGAGTTCTATTTAGGAGAGAACGATCAAGCATTCGCTTCTCTCGAACGGGTCCTTGAAGGAAACCCGGGCAATTTGCATGCCCTCTGTAACACGCTCGTCTTGTTACACGAGATGGGACAAGACGAAGAGGCACACAGCCTCTCTCGTCAGCTCGAACACGTCCGTTCCGTGCACCTGGAGACACGGTATAAGGTCGCCTCAACTTTAGCGATCATCGGTCGTTACGATATCGCCTATGAAGAGTTGAAGTTACTCGAACGTCGCGGTTACCGAGGAGATCCACTCTTTGGGCACTGGTTATCGATCTCTGCTTATAAAACAGGACACGTCGAAGAAGCAACAGCTTTCTTGAAGTCAGACGAAGCACAAGCGTTAAAGGAAGAAACGGATACGTATGACATCCGCCACAACCTACAGTTTCGTTCAGCACTCATTCAAGCGTTGAAGACAGAAGATGATGTCTCACGCATCTTCACGGCACTTCTTCTTGGCAAACTGAACGATGCCGAAGCACGGCTTGCGTTGTCGATGATGCCAGAAGTGACAGACCGTGAAGACGTCCTCTTGTTGACGGAACAGATCATCGTCGAGATGGAAGGTCGGACTGATGTCGTGGATGAACGCATTCACCGGGCATTACAGACGATTCGCCTTGCGGAACGATTTGTTTCAGACGAAGAACGGATGAGTCTTGAAGGTGATTTTTACGAACGCTTCGCGCAACTCGTTTTAAGTGGTGAGTCGTTCGATTCGATCGAAGCTTCGGCTGCATCACTGCTTTATCTGTTCCATGATTTACGAGACGGGATGTTGATTGAAGAATGTGCATCGCTCGTCGATTGTTCATTTGATCACGTCGCGTCGATGATCCGGACACATGAACGGATGCTGGCACCGCTGCAAGCAAAGTGTTAG
- the kapB gene encoding sporulation phosphorelay system protein KapB, which yields MTHIRFTYKTGKYFGRLFAERPQGLVVEVLAVEKHPVQGDLHQPNQVDVPLFHIRTALHKHEKITVSPAVVYAYDGEIPEYAASLRQAYDKDVARLEGLNPETDAFVRKCLENYKELESIYAKRWG from the coding sequence ATGACGCATATCCGCTTTACGTATAAGACAGGAAAGTATTTCGGAAGATTATTCGCCGAACGTCCACAAGGTCTCGTCGTTGAGGTGTTGGCTGTTGAAAAGCATCCTGTTCAAGGCGATCTTCATCAACCGAACCAAGTTGATGTCCCACTCTTTCATATCCGAACTGCCTTGCATAAGCACGAAAAGATCACAGTTTCGCCCGCAGTCGTTTATGCGTATGATGGAGAGATTCCGGAATATGCGGCGAGTTTACGACAGGCATATGACAAGGACGTGGCACGTCTTGAAGGACTGAATCCAGAGACGGATGCTTTTGTACGAAAATGCTTAGAGAATTACAAAGAACTGGAATCGATTTATGCGAAACGCTGGGGATGA
- a CDS encoding acyltransferase produces MARRTDRFQVGTTNPLWHMYRTVSFFKVMWCFTIVTIGRFTPSLRFKNALYRTCLRMKIGEKTALALMVMPDTMFPERITIGDNTIIGFNTTILCHEYLTTEYRLGDVVIGSNVLIGANVTILPGVTIGDGAVVGAGSVVHRDIAPNERVSSQPLRRHEM; encoded by the coding sequence ATGGCACGGCGAACTGATCGCTTTCAGGTCGGAACGACGAATCCACTCTGGCACATGTACCGGACCGTCTCGTTCTTTAAAGTGATGTGGTGCTTTACGATCGTTACGATTGGTCGGTTTACACCATCGCTCCGTTTCAAGAATGCACTCTACCGGACTTGCCTTCGGATGAAGATCGGGGAGAAGACGGCACTTGCCTTGATGGTGATGCCAGATACAATGTTCCCGGAGCGGATCACGATTGGTGACAATACGATCATCGGCTTCAATACGACGATTCTCTGTCATGAATATTTGACGACGGAGTATCGCTTAGGCGATGTCGTCATTGGAAGCAACGTCTTGATCGGTGCGAACGTGACGATTCTACCGGGCGTAACGATTGGAGATGGTGCCGTTGTCGGTGCCGGATCTGTCGTTCACCGGGATATCGCACCGAACGAACGCGTCTCGAGTCAGCCGCTTCGTCGGCACGAAATGTGA
- the ppaX gene encoding pyrophosphatase PpaX, with product MIRTLLFDLDGTLIDTNPLILKSFEHTLSYYYPDRTFTEAELLPFIGPTLEKSFSAMNAEQWKEMVAFYRSYNIAMHDALVLEYPGVLDGLRRLHEAGYKMAVVTSKSRRVALRGIELFGLTSLFDAVIAADDVTEEKPAVEPFEKAMQLLGTTPDETIMVGDNDTDILGGKNAGLKTVAVGWAIKGRTYLEALEPDVIIDSMDHLAAWLEEQNGTAN from the coding sequence ATGATTCGCACACTTCTGTTTGACTTAGATGGTACGTTGATCGATACGAATCCATTGATTTTAAAAAGTTTCGAACATACGCTCAGTTACTATTACCCAGACCGGACGTTCACGGAAGCGGAATTGCTTCCGTTCATCGGTCCGACACTTGAAAAATCATTCTCAGCCATGAACGCGGAACAATGGAAAGAGATGGTCGCTTTTTACCGCAGTTATAACATCGCCATGCATGATGCGCTCGTACTTGAGTATCCAGGCGTTCTTGACGGGTTACGACGTCTGCATGAAGCAGGCTACAAGATGGCAGTCGTGACGTCGAAAAGCCGTCGCGTCGCTTTACGCGGCATCGAGTTATTCGGTTTGACGTCACTGTTTGACGCGGTCATCGCAGCGGACGACGTAACAGAAGAAAAACCAGCGGTCGAACCCTTCGAAAAAGCGATGCAGTTGCTTGGGACAACACCAGACGAGACGATCATGGTTGGAGACAACGATACGGACATTCTCGGTGGTAAGAACGCGGGACTGAAGACAGTCGCAGTCGGCTGGGCAATCAAAGGGCGCACGTACTTAGAGGCACTCGAGCCAGACGTCATCATCGACTCGATGGATCATCTCGCTGCGTGGCTGGAGGAACAAAATGGCACGGCGAACTGA
- the lgt gene encoding prolipoprotein diacylglyceryl transferase, translated as MGTLASVQPTFDRVAIEIGPVPIYWYGIVIALGAVVGLLIAIFESKRIGFNEEYAVDVVIWSIPISIICARIYYVAFEWDYYSQHLDQIINIRQGGIAIHGAIIGAILTVIIYTRKKKISFWQIADILAPSLLFGQAVGRWGNFFNQEAHGGETTWSYLQDTLHLPNWIVNQMYIDGTYYLPTFLYESIWNIIGVILLIVWRMKFNPRRGYVFLGYLVWYSIGRYYIEGLRTDSLMMADGLRTAQIVSICLIIFGVIMFVVRRNAVRYLDGSKKEAK; from the coding sequence ATGGGAACTTTAGCCTCTGTACAACCAACGTTTGACCGCGTGGCGATTGAGATTGGTCCAGTACCGATTTACTGGTATGGCATCGTCATCGCACTCGGTGCAGTCGTTGGACTGTTGATCGCGATCTTCGAATCGAAGCGAATTGGCTTCAACGAAGAGTATGCGGTCGATGTCGTCATCTGGTCGATTCCGATCAGTATCATCTGTGCACGTATTTACTACGTCGCGTTCGAGTGGGACTACTACAGTCAGCATCTCGATCAGATCATCAATATCCGTCAAGGCGGGATCGCGATTCACGGTGCGATCATCGGTGCGATCTTGACGGTCATCATTTATACACGTAAGAAAAAGATTTCGTTCTGGCAAATTGCTGATATCTTGGCACCGTCACTCTTATTCGGACAAGCCGTTGGACGCTGGGGCAACTTCTTCAACCAAGAGGCGCACGGTGGTGAGACGACGTGGTCGTACTTACAAGATACGTTGCACTTGCCAAACTGGATCGTTAATCAGATGTATATTGATGGAACGTACTACTTACCAACGTTCCTTTATGAAAGCATTTGGAACATTATCGGTGTCATCCTGTTGATCGTTTGGCGGATGAAGTTCAATCCACGTCGTGGATATGTCTTCCTTGGTTATCTTGTCTGGTATTCGATTGGACGCTACTACATTGAAGGACTCCGGACGGATAGTCTGATGATGGCTGATGGACTCCGGACAGCACAAATCGTCTCGATTTGTCTGATCATCTTTGGTGTGATCATGTTCGTCGTTCGTCGCAACGCCGTTCGTTACTTGGATGGTTCAAAAAAGGAGGCGAAGTAA
- the hprK gene encoding HPr(Ser) kinase/phosphatase — protein sequence MQPKVRTAEIVKQFNLHIVTGEEGLHRPILTADLCRPGLVLAGYYAYYPAERLQILGKTELTFFNNLTYEEQRERANVLCTDETPGILITRGFDVPEAIIQAADETNVPLLTTKGHTTSVESQITNFLEAELAPTTAMHGVLVDIYGVGVFIKGASGVGKSETALELVKRGHRLVADDSVEIRQTGDGILVGTAPKLIQHLLEIRGIGIIDVMTLFGAGAVRSHKKISLVCNLEIWDQSKVYDRVGLDQETLQIIDTEIPFLTIPVRPGRNLAVIIEVAAMNYRLKNMGINTAEEFAGRLAQAIEDGNGGL from the coding sequence GTGCAACCAAAAGTGCGAACAGCTGAAATCGTAAAACAATTCAATCTCCACATCGTCACGGGAGAAGAGGGCTTACATCGCCCGATTCTGACGGCCGATTTGTGCCGACCTGGCCTTGTGCTTGCCGGTTATTATGCCTATTATCCGGCAGAACGTCTTCAAATTCTCGGTAAAACGGAATTGACGTTCTTCAATAATTTAACGTATGAGGAACAACGCGAACGAGCGAACGTCCTCTGTACGGATGAAACACCTGGTATTTTGATCACACGAGGATTTGACGTACCGGAAGCAATCATCCAAGCCGCAGACGAGACGAACGTACCACTGTTGACAACAAAAGGGCATACGACATCGGTCGAGTCACAGATCACGAACTTCCTCGAAGCAGAACTCGCGCCAACGACGGCAATGCATGGTGTCCTCGTTGATATCTATGGTGTTGGTGTCTTCATTAAAGGTGCAAGTGGTGTTGGTAAATCGGAAACGGCACTCGAACTCGTCAAACGCGGTCATCGCCTAGTAGCGGATGACTCGGTCGAGATTCGTCAAACCGGTGACGGGATTCTAGTCGGAACCGCACCGAAATTGATTCAACATCTGCTTGAGATTCGTGGAATTGGGATCATCGATGTGATGACGTTGTTTGGTGCAGGTGCTGTTCGCTCGCACAAGAAAATCAGCCTCGTCTGTAACCTCGAGATTTGGGATCAGTCGAAAGTTTATGACCGCGTTGGTCTCGATCAAGAGACACTCCAAATCATCGATACGGAAATTCCGTTCCTGACGATTCCGGTTCGCCCCGGACGAAACCTTGCTGTCATCATCGAAGTCGCAGCGATGAACTATCGTCTGAAAAACATGGGCATCAACACAGCAGAAGAATTCGCGGGACGTCTCGCGCAAGCAATTGAAGATGGGAATGGTGGTCTTTGA